From Uloborus diversus isolate 005 chromosome 8, Udiv.v.3.1, whole genome shotgun sequence, a single genomic window includes:
- the LOC129228570 gene encoding kelch-like protein 17, with amino-acid sequence MQKLSDGVVKTKDGHSFAIHRVLLFQRSDYFKALFMSNNCQRTEFVIPGIQGTTLNEILRYLYTNEIHLRDENVKDILVASDYLLLDHLVEECRIFAMQKMSVRNCLPLFIASWEVGRIHLNKECYRFVQTHFESVLHEHRSVIGELSLQALKQFLGDKSLNVSGEKAVWLAIVNWVEKDMSQRQQHIPELLTNISLEDTDEDLATEILHHDFIQKNPFCFDLHFDRNPNAFSIRKVKFLSNFIKNQPSKDFAVNNCRLPKCLYVIINYFASHNTDGIKLYLTYDQEIDLWRNIGEVRMCPDNFISIGRFLYAFASFENHYERYDLVNKEWSPMAPMTFLRHQFCVVRHDNYIYSVGGLIYDHQVTDFVEFYDPNTDVWSEATSMMAVDSCCAASVKGCIYAIGIWTDVEGERIMVQAYYPEFNTWQQMSAPNTFRRNFTLAVFDEKLYLIGGEDETGFLKTVEEYDPSSNSWRQHVDLPFAYFLPKAVLLKESLIVYDNHAEDRWYYHTNPPVQWDRSEACWKIVNVSSQLQNLHLYQFCCLEDVETIRVLMNQCRVEDVEFSKSPFSQAFLNS; translated from the coding sequence ATGCAGAAACTGTCTGATGGAGTTGTGAAAACGAAAGATGGTCACTCCTTTGCCATTCACAGAGTTTTACTATTTCAACGAAGCGACTATTTTAAAGCACTCTTCATGTCCAACAATTGCCAGCGAACTGAGTTTGTGATCCCTGGAATCCAAGGAACAACGCTGAATGAAATACTGAGATACCTTTATACGAATGAAATTCATTTGAGAGATGAAAACGTCAAAGACATCCTAGTGGCATCTGATTATCTTTTGCTCGACCACTTAGTTGAAGAATGCCGAATATTTGCCATGCAAAAGATGTCAGTCCGAAATTGCCTGCCATTGTTCATTGCTTCGTGGGAGGTTGGTAGAATTCACCTGAATAAGGAATGCTATAGATTTGTTCAAACGCATTTCGAGTCAGTCCTACATGAGCACAGATCAGTCATTGGTGAACTGTCACTTCAAGCTCTAAAGCAATTTTTGGGCGATAAAAGTCTCAATGTTTCCGGAGAGAAAGCTGTGTGGCTGGCTATCGTTAACTGGGTTGAAAAAGACATGTCTCAGAGACAGCAGCACATTCCCGAACTTTTGACGAACATTTCACTAGAAGACACTGATGAAGATCTAGCTACTGAAATTCTACATCATGACTTCATccagaaaaatccattttgctttGACCTTCATTTTGATAGAAATCCGAATGCATTTAGCATCCGAAAAGTTAAGTTCCTgtcaaactttattaaaaatcaaCCGAGTAAAGATTTCGCAGTAAATAACTGCAGGTTACCAAAATGTCTGTACGTTATCATCAACTACTTCGCTAGCCACAACACAGATGGAATCAAGTTGTACCTCACCTATGATCAAGAGATAGATTTATGGAGAAACATTGGGGAAGTACGAATGTGCCCTGATAACTTTATATCGATAGGTAGATTTTTGTATGCGTTCGCTTCATTTGAAAATCATTACGAGAGGTACGATTTAGTGAATAAAGAATGGTCTCCCATGGCACCTATGACATTTCTCCGGCACCAGTTTTGCGTGGTGCGGCATGATAATTATATATACTCCGTAGGAGGACTAATATATGATCATCAAGTTACAGACTTCGTCGAATTTTATGATCCTAATACGGATGTTTGGTCAGAGGCAACTAGCATGATGGCTGTGGATTCCTGTTGTGCTGCATCGGTTAAAGGATGCATTTACGCTATTGGAATTTGGACTGATGTAGAAGGTGAAAGGATAATGGTCCAAGCTTACTATCCAGAGTTTAATACCTGGCAACAAATGAGTGCTCCAAATACTTTTCGGCGTAATTTTACTCTTGCTGTGTTTGATGAGAAACTATATCTTATTGGTGGTGAAGACGAAACAGGGTTCTTGAAAACTGTCGAAGAATATGATCCTTCGAGCAATTCTTGGCGCCAACACGTAGATTTGCCTTTTGCTTATTTCCTACCAAAGGCGGTCTTGCTGAAAGAATCTTTGATAGTATATGATAATCACGCAGAAGATCGATGGTATTATCACACTAATCCTCCCGTTCAATGGGATAGATCTGAAGCTTGTTGGAAGATTGTAAATGTTTCTTCTCAACTGCAAAACCTCCATTTATATCAGTTTTGCTGCTTGGAAGACGTAGAAACCATTCGAGTCCTTATGAATCAGTGCAGGGTAGAAGACGTCGAGTTTTCCAAAAGCCCATTTTCACAAGCATTTTTAAACTCTTAA